One stretch of Camelus bactrianus isolate YW-2024 breed Bactrian camel chromosome 19, ASM4877302v1, whole genome shotgun sequence DNA includes these proteins:
- the SNPH gene encoding syntaphilin isoform X2, which produces MAMSLPGSRRASAGSRRRTSPPVSVRDAYGTSSLSSSSNSGSCKGSDSSPTPRRSMKYTLCSDNHGIKPPTPEQYLTPLQQKEVCIRHLKARLKDTQDRLQDRDTEIDDLKTQLSRMQEDWIEEECHRVEAQLALKEARKEIKQLKQVIDTVKNNLIDKDKGLQKYFVDINIQNKKLETLLHSMEVAQNGLAKEDGAAESAGGSPARSLTRSSTYTKLSDPAVCGDRPPGASAEDGIDSGFVATEDTLSRTDALEASSLLSSGVDCGPKEPSSLHSSFSLGPRFPASNTYEKLLCGTEAGVQASCMQERAIQTDFVQYQPDPDTILEKVTKAQVCGAIPESGDGRPELDHHPPGPRDPNSVVVVTVGDELEAPEPITQGPSPHHPGATPNPSLSVSVACPVEEEEEAAAAEKEPKSYWSRHYIVDLLAVVVPAVPTVAWLCRSQRRQGQPIYNISSLLRGCCTVALHSIRRISCRSLSQQGPSVRTTGGSSQL; this is translated from the exons ATGGCCATGTCCCTGCCAGGCAGTAGACGGGCCTCTGCTGGATCCCGCAG gcgCACCTCTCCACCTGTGAGCGTGCGGGATGCCTACGGCACCTCCtccctcagcagcagcagcaactcAGGCTCCTGCAAGGGCAGTGACAGCAGCCCCACGCCCAG GCGCTCCATGAAGTACACGCTGTGCAGTGACAACCACGGCATCAAGCCGCCCACCCCGGAGCAGTACCTGACGCCCCTGCAGCAGAAGGAGGTGTGCATCCGGCACCTGAAGGCCCGGCTGAAGGACACGCAGGACCGGCTCCAGGACCG GGACACGGAGATTGACGACCTGAAGACGCAGCTGTCGCGCATGCAGGAGGACTGGATCGAGGAGGAGTGCCACCGTGTGGAGGCCCAGCTGGCCTTGAAGGAGGCCCGCAAGGAGATCAAGCAGCTCAAGCAGGTCATTGACACTGTCAAAAACAACCTGATCGACAAGGACAAGGGGCTGCAGAAGTACTTCGTGGACATCAACATCCAGAATAAGAAGCTGGAGACGCTGCTGCACAGCATGGAGGTGGCGCAGAACGGCCTGGCCAAGGAGGACGGGGCTGCCGAGTCGGCCGGCGGCTCCCCGGCCCGCTCCCTCACCCGCAGCTCCACCTACACCAAGCTCAGCGACCCTGCCGTTTGTGGTGACCGCCCACCCGGCGCCTCCGCCGAGGACGGGATTGACAGTGGCTTCGTGGCGACCGAGGACACGCTAAGCCGGACGGATGCGCTGGAGGCCAGCAGCCTGCTGTCGTCAGGGGTGGACTGCGGCCCCAAGGAGCCCTCCTCGCTGCACAGCTCCTTCAGCCTGGGCCCCCGCTTCCCCGCCAGCAACACCTACGAGAAGCTGCTGTGCGGCACGGAGGCTGGCGTGCAGGCCAGCTGCATGCAGGAGCGCGCCATCCAGACGGACTTCGTGCAGTACCAGCCGGACCCGGACACCATCCTGGAGAAAGTGACCAAGGCCCAGGTCTGTGGGGCCATCCCCGAGTCAGGGGACGGGCGCCCGGAGCTGGATCACCACCCTCCGGGGCCCAGAGACCCCAACTCTGTGGTGGTGGTGACGGTGGGTGATGAGCTCGAAGCCCCGGAGCCCATCACTCAGGGGCCCAGCCCACACCACCCCGGTGCCACCCCAAACCCCAGCCTGTCGGTGAGCGTGGCGTGCCccgtggaagaggaggaggaggcggccgCGGCCGAGAAGGAGCCCAAGAGCTACTGGAGCCGCCACTACATTGTGGATCTGCTGGCAGTGGTGGTGCCGGCCGTGCCCACGGTGGCCTGGCTCTGCCGCTCCCAGCGGCGCCAGGGCCAGCCCATCTACAACATCAGCTCCCTGCTGCGGGGCTGCTGCACCGTGGCCTTGCACTCCATCCGCAGGATCAGCTGCCGCTCGCTGAGCCAGCAGGGCCCGAGCGTGCGCACGACGGGTGGCAGCTCCCAGCTCTGA
- the SNPH gene encoding syntaphilin isoform X4: MPGSSPSERMTWPGPALPTAPPTRPLSSAPGTPPIPPLTRTHSLMAMSLPGSRRASAGSRRRTSPPVSVRDAYGTSSLSSSSNSGSCKGSDSSPTPRRSMKYTLCSDNHGIKPPTPEQYLTPLQQKEVCIRHLKARLKDTQDRLQDRDTEIDDLKTQLSRMQEDWIEEECHRVEAQLALKEARKEIKQLKQVIDTVKNNLIDKDKGLQKYFVDINIQNKKLETLLHSMEVAQNGLAKEDGAAESAGGSPARSLTRSSTYTKLSDPAVCGDRPPGASAEDGIDSGFVATEDTLSRTDALEASSLLSSGVDCGPKEPSSLHSSFSLGPRFPASNTYEKLLCGTEAGVQASCMQERAIQTDFVQYQPDPDTILEKVTKAQVCGAIPESGDGRPELDHHPPGPRDPNSVVVVTVGDELEAPEPITQGPSPHHPGATPNPSLSVSVACPVEEEEEAAAAEKEPKSYWSRHYIVDLLAVVVPAVPTVAWLCRSQRRQGQPIYNISSLLRGCCTVALHSIRRISCRSLSQQGPSVRTTGGSSQL, from the exons ATGCCGGGCAGCAGCCCCAGCGAGAGGATGACGTGGCCAGGCCCGGCCCTCCCCACGGCACCCCCAACCCGCCCTCTCTCCTCAGCCCCGGGGACACCGCCCATCCCGCCCCTCACCCGGACCCACAGCCTCATGGCCATGTCCCTGCCAGGCAGTAGACGGGCCTCTGCTGGATCCCGCAG gcgCACCTCTCCACCTGTGAGCGTGCGGGATGCCTACGGCACCTCCtccctcagcagcagcagcaactcAGGCTCCTGCAAGGGCAGTGACAGCAGCCCCACGCCCAG GCGCTCCATGAAGTACACGCTGTGCAGTGACAACCACGGCATCAAGCCGCCCACCCCGGAGCAGTACCTGACGCCCCTGCAGCAGAAGGAGGTGTGCATCCGGCACCTGAAGGCCCGGCTGAAGGACACGCAGGACCGGCTCCAGGACCG GGACACGGAGATTGACGACCTGAAGACGCAGCTGTCGCGCATGCAGGAGGACTGGATCGAGGAGGAGTGCCACCGTGTGGAGGCCCAGCTGGCCTTGAAGGAGGCCCGCAAGGAGATCAAGCAGCTCAAGCAGGTCATTGACACTGTCAAAAACAACCTGATCGACAAGGACAAGGGGCTGCAGAAGTACTTCGTGGACATCAACATCCAGAATAAGAAGCTGGAGACGCTGCTGCACAGCATGGAGGTGGCGCAGAACGGCCTGGCCAAGGAGGACGGGGCTGCCGAGTCGGCCGGCGGCTCCCCGGCCCGCTCCCTCACCCGCAGCTCCACCTACACCAAGCTCAGCGACCCTGCCGTTTGTGGTGACCGCCCACCCGGCGCCTCCGCCGAGGACGGGATTGACAGTGGCTTCGTGGCGACCGAGGACACGCTAAGCCGGACGGATGCGCTGGAGGCCAGCAGCCTGCTGTCGTCAGGGGTGGACTGCGGCCCCAAGGAGCCCTCCTCGCTGCACAGCTCCTTCAGCCTGGGCCCCCGCTTCCCCGCCAGCAACACCTACGAGAAGCTGCTGTGCGGCACGGAGGCTGGCGTGCAGGCCAGCTGCATGCAGGAGCGCGCCATCCAGACGGACTTCGTGCAGTACCAGCCGGACCCGGACACCATCCTGGAGAAAGTGACCAAGGCCCAGGTCTGTGGGGCCATCCCCGAGTCAGGGGACGGGCGCCCGGAGCTGGATCACCACCCTCCGGGGCCCAGAGACCCCAACTCTGTGGTGGTGGTGACGGTGGGTGATGAGCTCGAAGCCCCGGAGCCCATCACTCAGGGGCCCAGCCCACACCACCCCGGTGCCACCCCAAACCCCAGCCTGTCGGTGAGCGTGGCGTGCCccgtggaagaggaggaggaggcggccgCGGCCGAGAAGGAGCCCAAGAGCTACTGGAGCCGCCACTACATTGTGGATCTGCTGGCAGTGGTGGTGCCGGCCGTGCCCACGGTGGCCTGGCTCTGCCGCTCCCAGCGGCGCCAGGGCCAGCCCATCTACAACATCAGCTCCCTGCTGCGGGGCTGCTGCACCGTGGCCTTGCACTCCATCCGCAGGATCAGCTGCCGCTCGCTGAGCCAGCAGGGCCCGAGCGTGCGCACGACGGGTGGCAGCTCCCAGCTCTGA
- the SNPH gene encoding syntaphilin isoform X1, whose product MAMSLPGSRRASAGSRSGGPLGRSGLAVFAQCPQLPPSQNEHLPLLPASRRTSPPVSVRDAYGTSSLSSSSNSGSCKGSDSSPTPRRSMKYTLCSDNHGIKPPTPEQYLTPLQQKEVCIRHLKARLKDTQDRLQDRDTEIDDLKTQLSRMQEDWIEEECHRVEAQLALKEARKEIKQLKQVIDTVKNNLIDKDKGLQKYFVDINIQNKKLETLLHSMEVAQNGLAKEDGAAESAGGSPARSLTRSSTYTKLSDPAVCGDRPPGASAEDGIDSGFVATEDTLSRTDALEASSLLSSGVDCGPKEPSSLHSSFSLGPRFPASNTYEKLLCGTEAGVQASCMQERAIQTDFVQYQPDPDTILEKVTKAQVCGAIPESGDGRPELDHHPPGPRDPNSVVVVTVGDELEAPEPITQGPSPHHPGATPNPSLSVSVACPVEEEEEAAAAEKEPKSYWSRHYIVDLLAVVVPAVPTVAWLCRSQRRQGQPIYNISSLLRGCCTVALHSIRRISCRSLSQQGPSVRTTGGSSQL is encoded by the exons ATGGCCATGTCCCTGCCAGGCAGTAGACGGGCCTCTGCTGGATCCCGCAG TGGGGGCCCTTTGGGCCGCAGCGGCCTGGCGGTGTTCGCCCAGTGTCCGCAGCTGCCCCCCAGCCAGAACGAGCAcctgcctcttcttcctgcctccaggcgCACCTCTCCACCTGTGAGCGTGCGGGATGCCTACGGCACCTCCtccctcagcagcagcagcaactcAGGCTCCTGCAAGGGCAGTGACAGCAGCCCCACGCCCAG GCGCTCCATGAAGTACACGCTGTGCAGTGACAACCACGGCATCAAGCCGCCCACCCCGGAGCAGTACCTGACGCCCCTGCAGCAGAAGGAGGTGTGCATCCGGCACCTGAAGGCCCGGCTGAAGGACACGCAGGACCGGCTCCAGGACCG GGACACGGAGATTGACGACCTGAAGACGCAGCTGTCGCGCATGCAGGAGGACTGGATCGAGGAGGAGTGCCACCGTGTGGAGGCCCAGCTGGCCTTGAAGGAGGCCCGCAAGGAGATCAAGCAGCTCAAGCAGGTCATTGACACTGTCAAAAACAACCTGATCGACAAGGACAAGGGGCTGCAGAAGTACTTCGTGGACATCAACATCCAGAATAAGAAGCTGGAGACGCTGCTGCACAGCATGGAGGTGGCGCAGAACGGCCTGGCCAAGGAGGACGGGGCTGCCGAGTCGGCCGGCGGCTCCCCGGCCCGCTCCCTCACCCGCAGCTCCACCTACACCAAGCTCAGCGACCCTGCCGTTTGTGGTGACCGCCCACCCGGCGCCTCCGCCGAGGACGGGATTGACAGTGGCTTCGTGGCGACCGAGGACACGCTAAGCCGGACGGATGCGCTGGAGGCCAGCAGCCTGCTGTCGTCAGGGGTGGACTGCGGCCCCAAGGAGCCCTCCTCGCTGCACAGCTCCTTCAGCCTGGGCCCCCGCTTCCCCGCCAGCAACACCTACGAGAAGCTGCTGTGCGGCACGGAGGCTGGCGTGCAGGCCAGCTGCATGCAGGAGCGCGCCATCCAGACGGACTTCGTGCAGTACCAGCCGGACCCGGACACCATCCTGGAGAAAGTGACCAAGGCCCAGGTCTGTGGGGCCATCCCCGAGTCAGGGGACGGGCGCCCGGAGCTGGATCACCACCCTCCGGGGCCCAGAGACCCCAACTCTGTGGTGGTGGTGACGGTGGGTGATGAGCTCGAAGCCCCGGAGCCCATCACTCAGGGGCCCAGCCCACACCACCCCGGTGCCACCCCAAACCCCAGCCTGTCGGTGAGCGTGGCGTGCCccgtggaagaggaggaggaggcggccgCGGCCGAGAAGGAGCCCAAGAGCTACTGGAGCCGCCACTACATTGTGGATCTGCTGGCAGTGGTGGTGCCGGCCGTGCCCACGGTGGCCTGGCTCTGCCGCTCCCAGCGGCGCCAGGGCCAGCCCATCTACAACATCAGCTCCCTGCTGCGGGGCTGCTGCACCGTGGCCTTGCACTCCATCCGCAGGATCAGCTGCCGCTCGCTGAGCCAGCAGGGCCCGAGCGTGCGCACGACGGGTGGCAGCTCCCAGCTCTGA
- the SNPH gene encoding syntaphilin isoform X3, whose amino-acid sequence MPGSSPSERMTWPGPALPTAPPTRPLSSAPGTPPIPPLTRTHSLMAMSLPGSRRASAGSRSGGPLGRSGLAVFAQCPQLPPSQNEHLPLLPASRRTSPPVSVRDAYGTSSLSSSSNSGSCKGSDSSPTPRRSMKYTLCSDNHGIKPPTPEQYLTPLQQKEVCIRHLKARLKDTQDRLQDRDTEIDDLKTQLSRMQEDWIEEECHRVEAQLALKEARKEIKQLKQVIDTVKNNLIDKDKGLQKYFVDINIQNKKLETLLHSMEVAQNGLAKEDGAAESAGGSPARSLTRSSTYTKLSDPAVCGDRPPGASAEDGIDSGFVATEDTLSRTDALEASSLLSSGVDCGPKEPSSLHSSFSLGPRFPASNTYEKLLCGTEAGVQASCMQERAIQTDFVQYQPDPDTILEKVTKAQVCGAIPESGDGRPELDHHPPGPRDPNSVVVVTVGDELEAPEPITQGPSPHHPGATPNPSLSVSVACPVEEEEEAAAAEKEPKSYWSRHYIVDLLAVVVPAVPTVAWLCRSQRRQGQPIYNISSLLRGCCTVALHSIRRISCRSLSQQGPSVRTTGGSSQL is encoded by the exons ATGCCGGGCAGCAGCCCCAGCGAGAGGATGACGTGGCCAGGCCCGGCCCTCCCCACGGCACCCCCAACCCGCCCTCTCTCCTCAGCCCCGGGGACACCGCCCATCCCGCCCCTCACCCGGACCCACAGCCTCATGGCCATGTCCCTGCCAGGCAGTAGACGGGCCTCTGCTGGATCCCGCAG TGGGGGCCCTTTGGGCCGCAGCGGCCTGGCGGTGTTCGCCCAGTGTCCGCAGCTGCCCCCCAGCCAGAACGAGCAcctgcctcttcttcctgcctccaggcgCACCTCTCCACCTGTGAGCGTGCGGGATGCCTACGGCACCTCCtccctcagcagcagcagcaactcAGGCTCCTGCAAGGGCAGTGACAGCAGCCCCACGCCCAG GCGCTCCATGAAGTACACGCTGTGCAGTGACAACCACGGCATCAAGCCGCCCACCCCGGAGCAGTACCTGACGCCCCTGCAGCAGAAGGAGGTGTGCATCCGGCACCTGAAGGCCCGGCTGAAGGACACGCAGGACCGGCTCCAGGACCG GGACACGGAGATTGACGACCTGAAGACGCAGCTGTCGCGCATGCAGGAGGACTGGATCGAGGAGGAGTGCCACCGTGTGGAGGCCCAGCTGGCCTTGAAGGAGGCCCGCAAGGAGATCAAGCAGCTCAAGCAGGTCATTGACACTGTCAAAAACAACCTGATCGACAAGGACAAGGGGCTGCAGAAGTACTTCGTGGACATCAACATCCAGAATAAGAAGCTGGAGACGCTGCTGCACAGCATGGAGGTGGCGCAGAACGGCCTGGCCAAGGAGGACGGGGCTGCCGAGTCGGCCGGCGGCTCCCCGGCCCGCTCCCTCACCCGCAGCTCCACCTACACCAAGCTCAGCGACCCTGCCGTTTGTGGTGACCGCCCACCCGGCGCCTCCGCCGAGGACGGGATTGACAGTGGCTTCGTGGCGACCGAGGACACGCTAAGCCGGACGGATGCGCTGGAGGCCAGCAGCCTGCTGTCGTCAGGGGTGGACTGCGGCCCCAAGGAGCCCTCCTCGCTGCACAGCTCCTTCAGCCTGGGCCCCCGCTTCCCCGCCAGCAACACCTACGAGAAGCTGCTGTGCGGCACGGAGGCTGGCGTGCAGGCCAGCTGCATGCAGGAGCGCGCCATCCAGACGGACTTCGTGCAGTACCAGCCGGACCCGGACACCATCCTGGAGAAAGTGACCAAGGCCCAGGTCTGTGGGGCCATCCCCGAGTCAGGGGACGGGCGCCCGGAGCTGGATCACCACCCTCCGGGGCCCAGAGACCCCAACTCTGTGGTGGTGGTGACGGTGGGTGATGAGCTCGAAGCCCCGGAGCCCATCACTCAGGGGCCCAGCCCACACCACCCCGGTGCCACCCCAAACCCCAGCCTGTCGGTGAGCGTGGCGTGCCccgtggaagaggaggaggaggcggccgCGGCCGAGAAGGAGCCCAAGAGCTACTGGAGCCGCCACTACATTGTGGATCTGCTGGCAGTGGTGGTGCCGGCCGTGCCCACGGTGGCCTGGCTCTGCCGCTCCCAGCGGCGCCAGGGCCAGCCCATCTACAACATCAGCTCCCTGCTGCGGGGCTGCTGCACCGTGGCCTTGCACTCCATCCGCAGGATCAGCTGCCGCTCGCTGAGCCAGCAGGGCCCGAGCGTGCGCACGACGGGTGGCAGCTCCCAGCTCTGA
- the SNPH gene encoding syntaphilin isoform X5 — MPIGTVPTLRLRAASMEGSSCHHQSCCYWLSCGVTILASLQIARCSRRSMKYTLCSDNHGIKPPTPEQYLTPLQQKEVCIRHLKARLKDTQDRLQDRDTEIDDLKTQLSRMQEDWIEEECHRVEAQLALKEARKEIKQLKQVIDTVKNNLIDKDKGLQKYFVDINIQNKKLETLLHSMEVAQNGLAKEDGAAESAGGSPARSLTRSSTYTKLSDPAVCGDRPPGASAEDGIDSGFVATEDTLSRTDALEASSLLSSGVDCGPKEPSSLHSSFSLGPRFPASNTYEKLLCGTEAGVQASCMQERAIQTDFVQYQPDPDTILEKVTKAQVCGAIPESGDGRPELDHHPPGPRDPNSVVVVTVGDELEAPEPITQGPSPHHPGATPNPSLSVSVACPVEEEEEAAAAEKEPKSYWSRHYIVDLLAVVVPAVPTVAWLCRSQRRQGQPIYNISSLLRGCCTVALHSIRRISCRSLSQQGPSVRTTGGSSQL, encoded by the exons ATGCCCATAGGGACAGTCCCAACCCTGCGGCTGAGAGCTGCTTCCATGGAGGGGTCTTCTTGCCACCATCAGAGTTGCTGCTACTGGCTGAGCTGCGGGGTCACGATTCTGGCGTCGCTGCAAATAGCCAGGTGCTCAAG GCGCTCCATGAAGTACACGCTGTGCAGTGACAACCACGGCATCAAGCCGCCCACCCCGGAGCAGTACCTGACGCCCCTGCAGCAGAAGGAGGTGTGCATCCGGCACCTGAAGGCCCGGCTGAAGGACACGCAGGACCGGCTCCAGGACCG GGACACGGAGATTGACGACCTGAAGACGCAGCTGTCGCGCATGCAGGAGGACTGGATCGAGGAGGAGTGCCACCGTGTGGAGGCCCAGCTGGCCTTGAAGGAGGCCCGCAAGGAGATCAAGCAGCTCAAGCAGGTCATTGACACTGTCAAAAACAACCTGATCGACAAGGACAAGGGGCTGCAGAAGTACTTCGTGGACATCAACATCCAGAATAAGAAGCTGGAGACGCTGCTGCACAGCATGGAGGTGGCGCAGAACGGCCTGGCCAAGGAGGACGGGGCTGCCGAGTCGGCCGGCGGCTCCCCGGCCCGCTCCCTCACCCGCAGCTCCACCTACACCAAGCTCAGCGACCCTGCCGTTTGTGGTGACCGCCCACCCGGCGCCTCCGCCGAGGACGGGATTGACAGTGGCTTCGTGGCGACCGAGGACACGCTAAGCCGGACGGATGCGCTGGAGGCCAGCAGCCTGCTGTCGTCAGGGGTGGACTGCGGCCCCAAGGAGCCCTCCTCGCTGCACAGCTCCTTCAGCCTGGGCCCCCGCTTCCCCGCCAGCAACACCTACGAGAAGCTGCTGTGCGGCACGGAGGCTGGCGTGCAGGCCAGCTGCATGCAGGAGCGCGCCATCCAGACGGACTTCGTGCAGTACCAGCCGGACCCGGACACCATCCTGGAGAAAGTGACCAAGGCCCAGGTCTGTGGGGCCATCCCCGAGTCAGGGGACGGGCGCCCGGAGCTGGATCACCACCCTCCGGGGCCCAGAGACCCCAACTCTGTGGTGGTGGTGACGGTGGGTGATGAGCTCGAAGCCCCGGAGCCCATCACTCAGGGGCCCAGCCCACACCACCCCGGTGCCACCCCAAACCCCAGCCTGTCGGTGAGCGTGGCGTGCCccgtggaagaggaggaggaggcggccgCGGCCGAGAAGGAGCCCAAGAGCTACTGGAGCCGCCACTACATTGTGGATCTGCTGGCAGTGGTGGTGCCGGCCGTGCCCACGGTGGCCTGGCTCTGCCGCTCCCAGCGGCGCCAGGGCCAGCCCATCTACAACATCAGCTCCCTGCTGCGGGGCTGCTGCACCGTGGCCTTGCACTCCATCCGCAGGATCAGCTGCCGCTCGCTGAGCCAGCAGGGCCCGAGCGTGCGCACGACGGGTGGCAGCTCCCAGCTCTGA
- the SNPH gene encoding syntaphilin isoform X6, whose translation MKYTLCSDNHGIKPPTPEQYLTPLQQKEVCIRHLKARLKDTQDRLQDRDTEIDDLKTQLSRMQEDWIEEECHRVEAQLALKEARKEIKQLKQVIDTVKNNLIDKDKGLQKYFVDINIQNKKLETLLHSMEVAQNGLAKEDGAAESAGGSPARSLTRSSTYTKLSDPAVCGDRPPGASAEDGIDSGFVATEDTLSRTDALEASSLLSSGVDCGPKEPSSLHSSFSLGPRFPASNTYEKLLCGTEAGVQASCMQERAIQTDFVQYQPDPDTILEKVTKAQVCGAIPESGDGRPELDHHPPGPRDPNSVVVVTVGDELEAPEPITQGPSPHHPGATPNPSLSVSVACPVEEEEEAAAAEKEPKSYWSRHYIVDLLAVVVPAVPTVAWLCRSQRRQGQPIYNISSLLRGCCTVALHSIRRISCRSLSQQGPSVRTTGGSSQL comes from the exons ATGAAGTACACGCTGTGCAGTGACAACCACGGCATCAAGCCGCCCACCCCGGAGCAGTACCTGACGCCCCTGCAGCAGAAGGAGGTGTGCATCCGGCACCTGAAGGCCCGGCTGAAGGACACGCAGGACCGGCTCCAGGACCG GGACACGGAGATTGACGACCTGAAGACGCAGCTGTCGCGCATGCAGGAGGACTGGATCGAGGAGGAGTGCCACCGTGTGGAGGCCCAGCTGGCCTTGAAGGAGGCCCGCAAGGAGATCAAGCAGCTCAAGCAGGTCATTGACACTGTCAAAAACAACCTGATCGACAAGGACAAGGGGCTGCAGAAGTACTTCGTGGACATCAACATCCAGAATAAGAAGCTGGAGACGCTGCTGCACAGCATGGAGGTGGCGCAGAACGGCCTGGCCAAGGAGGACGGGGCTGCCGAGTCGGCCGGCGGCTCCCCGGCCCGCTCCCTCACCCGCAGCTCCACCTACACCAAGCTCAGCGACCCTGCCGTTTGTGGTGACCGCCCACCCGGCGCCTCCGCCGAGGACGGGATTGACAGTGGCTTCGTGGCGACCGAGGACACGCTAAGCCGGACGGATGCGCTGGAGGCCAGCAGCCTGCTGTCGTCAGGGGTGGACTGCGGCCCCAAGGAGCCCTCCTCGCTGCACAGCTCCTTCAGCCTGGGCCCCCGCTTCCCCGCCAGCAACACCTACGAGAAGCTGCTGTGCGGCACGGAGGCTGGCGTGCAGGCCAGCTGCATGCAGGAGCGCGCCATCCAGACGGACTTCGTGCAGTACCAGCCGGACCCGGACACCATCCTGGAGAAAGTGACCAAGGCCCAGGTCTGTGGGGCCATCCCCGAGTCAGGGGACGGGCGCCCGGAGCTGGATCACCACCCTCCGGGGCCCAGAGACCCCAACTCTGTGGTGGTGGTGACGGTGGGTGATGAGCTCGAAGCCCCGGAGCCCATCACTCAGGGGCCCAGCCCACACCACCCCGGTGCCACCCCAAACCCCAGCCTGTCGGTGAGCGTGGCGTGCCccgtggaagaggaggaggaggcggccgCGGCCGAGAAGGAGCCCAAGAGCTACTGGAGCCGCCACTACATTGTGGATCTGCTGGCAGTGGTGGTGCCGGCCGTGCCCACGGTGGCCTGGCTCTGCCGCTCCCAGCGGCGCCAGGGCCAGCCCATCTACAACATCAGCTCCCTGCTGCGGGGCTGCTGCACCGTGGCCTTGCACTCCATCCGCAGGATCAGCTGCCGCTCGCTGAGCCAGCAGGGCCCGAGCGTGCGCACGACGGGTGGCAGCTCCCAGCTCTGA